One genomic segment of Sminthopsis crassicaudata isolate SCR6 chromosome 2, ASM4859323v1, whole genome shotgun sequence includes these proteins:
- the CISD1 gene encoding CDGSH iron-sulfur domain-containing protein 1 yields the protein MGLHSNLSVRVECIAAVALAAGTAVVGYLAYKKFVVKEKRYRSMVNLTIQKDNPKVVHAFDMEDLGDKAVYCRCWRSKKFPYCDGAHTKHNEETGDNVGPLIIKKKEA from the exons ATGGGCCTGCATTCCAACCTGTCGGTGCGAG tGGAGTGCATCGCAGCTGTGGCACTGGCTGCTGGGACTGCTGTGGTAGGATACCTAGCTTACAAAAAGTTTGTGGTGAAAGAAAAACGCTACAGGTCCATGGTCAACCTTACCATCCAGAAAGACAACCCCAAGGTAGTGCACGCATTTGACATGGAAGACTTGGGAGACAAAGCTGTGTACTGCCGCTGTTGGAGGTCCAAGAAG tTCCCGTACTGCGATGGTGCCCACACAAAACACAATGAAGAAACTGGAGACAATGTGGGACCACTGATCATCAAAAAGAAGGAGGCATGA